TGCCATGGAACCTGCAATTGTTAAATTCGTTTTGTCACATTGCAGGTATGCAGAAATAaggatttaaaataaaactttacaGTTCATAAAAGCATAGCAATCGTGTTAGCCACATAtgtccatatatatatatatatatattgtttcagCATAACAAAACAGCAAATGCAATCTGCTAAACAGCTCTTGAAATGTTATAGCTGAGTTTTCCATTTCCGGATTCAGTCACTTCAGAAATCAAATTAGTTTACGTACCTCAACTGCTGCCTTGCAAAACAGCACCATACGTTTTAGAATATCCTGTACCATAAAGGACAACAtgagtcaaatagctcagaAATAATACAAACATAACATTACAGCATTTTGATTAGACCTTGCAAATCATCTAACTAATGGTGGAAAACAATAGCTTACAAAATCAGAAGGCTACTTTTCTTTACCcatcttttctctttttagCGCCTTGAGAAAGTGATGGATAATGTTATACGATAAACACTGATGATACATAACAATAGCCCTTAACTTAACAAATAATAGACTATTACCAATCGGCTTCCCCCATATATGTTACGTTCTAGATGATGAAAAAGTGGATTGTCAATGAAAACGAAATCTACACCATCGATGTAGGCTTGGAAATATTTTACTTCCGCCTcctgtaaaataataattggaaaGGTTACAGcactataaaaatattatcaacttAATAGATTCAAAGAATTTAATTAGTCACTAATAAAGTATACTGCATACATGACCATCTACTTTGTACCATTTTCGCACCCCTGTATCTTGGGCTTCCGCATAATTACCATAGTGAGGTGCCACAACCTATAcaggagagaaagaaaagagaaaattgatatACTATTCAAAAGGAACCaaggaaaatattttgtgaAGTTCATGTTGATCATCCCTTAGCAAGCAGCAAATTTGAATAGTGTGATTCTTTCCCTAGAATGTGAGACtgaattcattaaaaaattagcATTTTACCATAACTCTATGTCCACGTTTGGCCAAAGCCTTTGGCAAGGAACCAACTACATCACCAAGCCCACCTATTAAAATTAGCATAGGGATATAAGTCtttatattacataaaaatgaaaatgacaagCATTGAAaggcaataaatagtttggcaAAGAGATGAAGATAGAAAGAGCTTAATGGATCTTCTCATGGAAGTAATTAAAAACCTATGTACGGGTATAACAAAAGTGTTcccaattattttttaatcttttgtcATTTATTCATGTTTTTAAACAACCCTGAAAACATTTAATGCATGCACTAGATCACACATAACCAGTTTTACGTTGTTAGATTAAGACAAACTAAGTTGTTGTGAGTATTATAGTGTGTCTCTCCAATTCTCAATAGTGCCTAACTTACCTTGTAATAGGACAGATAATCAACATGAATTTAACAAGGAAACACAGATCAAGTTATTACCTGTTTTTGACCAGGGAGCACATTCTGCTGCGACCAATATGACATTCATGACATTGATCCCTGCCAAAGGTTGGGGTGTTTCTGTTTCACCTTCACTCTCAATAGGGGTAGTAGATTCACTCGTACCTTCCTGATTCTCAACCTCTAGACTCAAATTTTCAGTACCATTTGCAAAGAAGGCCGAGAGAGTATCAGGCCTATTAGTCTCATGTGTCTTGTCTTTCAgcttttcatttaaatatatggAAGAGGAAGCCTTTTCAGGTGAGAATTCCACAGACCCTTCACTAGGATGGACATAGTTTGGTGAAGCAATAATTCCATTTTGGTTTTTAACTGTATTGTCACCCCTGGTGGAAGCATTCTGTGGACTTGGTTTATTTGTGAAAGATTTGTTGGCGAGTTCATAAGACGTCCTGTTCAATTCTGATCCAAGAATGTTCTCACTCTTTTCGGAAGAAACCAGTTTCTTTATTTCCGCAACCTACAAATGCCAAGAGAAAACCATATGCATGCATGGAATAACTTGCTGGTTTAAGAAAGCACCAAAGAAATCAACAGATTATGATGAAACAGAATATATTTGTTAGTTGATTGATCTTCAGTTCCATTATTTGTAAACTGTAGTAAACGAAACACCTTTAAGGGGGGTGTCTTAGATAGATAGTACATAAttgtgataaaatataaattttagctGTTACatattaagttattattttattttgttctctcAAAGCATACTCTTCCCATCTTTGTAAGAAAGTTAAATGCAATTacagaataaattaaaaaatagtgagatattttcttttttgcttGGTGGCTTTAATGAATTCCACAATGcagattaattttaaaactgtaactaattcaaaatatcaaatgtctcattcataaattataatatagttAATAAAGATGGTCACATTCATTAATAATgcatataaaactaaatatatattttagaaatgtataaatatgaattatttttattttcattaccTTCTAATTCAAGGGCCTAAATTTCTTCTTCCACCGTTGTAAAATGTAAAGTAATAGCAGTTTAAAATAATCAAGacaacataaattattataattcaaCATTGAACCAATGTAACAGCAAATTGTTCAGTAGTATTAGTTGCTGCTAATGATCCAAGTATAAGTAGAAAAGACAAAGTTAACTGTATAAGATGAAAAATCTATCAAATCATTGTCTTAAACTTTTGATTAAAAGTGATGTCAAATCCATAAGACTCAATTCATATACTCATATATAACCTCTTCAAACACCTTTATATGATAAAACCCATCTTTATTATGGAATATATAAAGGAGACAAATTAATACCTGTTGAAGGAGATCCTTTTGCAAAGCTAGcaccttatttttcttttcattgatGCCCACAACTTCTTCTGCGCCATCTTTATCCTCATCTGTCCCAAAACTGCTGCCACCTGTTGCCCTTATGCGCATACTGATTCCCAAGCTTTGCGAATGCTCAAATACGACACCGTTCTTCTGTGGAAATCTGAGACAAGGGTTTCCTCTGCTGTGAAGCAGAATCAAAGCTTGAGCACTTATTGATGACGCCATGAGAAGCTAAGAATAACAACAAGGCTAATTGGTTTCACAAACTTAGCAGAGATGATAAGGATTTTGTAGTTGAAGGATTAGAAGGTGTAGAAAGAGCTAAACTGTGAAACTTGAACTGAATGAGTACATCTGTCAAAAACAAAGGCCAATTAATTAAACCtacatttatacatttataagtAATAGAGAAATTGGGAGGAAGAAAATCCACTAGGTGGGTCCCACAGAAATTGAAAGCATGGAGGAGTTTGAGGTTGGAAATGACAGATGATTTTGGAGCAGAAATGGGAAGGAAGAACATTTTTGGTGTGAGAATTTCATGGTCACAGATAATTCATGAATTTAAAATGTGGAGTTTTTGTGGGACCAATAGTGATGGTCTTTCGTTTTTTAAggttgtttatttttctttttttcttctttctgatCGAATAATCTGatcttatagtttttttaattttttttaaattgttattaatgaaagctaaaagtttattttggggattaaaaatcataaaataaatgaaattaatagaattcataaaattattttttataaaaaaaaagttagaagtTTGATTATTTCTGTAGGAGAAGAACGgtgaatattaattataaaatacgAGTAtacttctttaaaaaaataaaggaatttgAAAATCATGTGAGCATGCTCTGCAATACAGTAAAATAGAATTAATAACATGGAGAAACAATAAGGATCAGGATGACAccaaatcatcatcatcatcataccACCAAAAGGTAACACCAAATCATTAACCATCCTTTTCTAACATGGTGAACAGGCagaacaataatatatatgcTCACATTAGTAGGGAATCATTCTGAACTGTAACCAACTTGCCAATGAAAATAACAACTAGAAACAAATCATAACCCAGGAAAAGGAgcatcgttttttttttattttgttattaaaggtTAATAGTTTTTGTTAATCAAAACTATCAATGCatggataattttggaagaaatTACTCCTTCACGATACAATCAATTCTTATACCCAACAGTCTAGCGTACCAAGCCTTTGGCAACATCAAATGATAAACTagtcaaaaaaataatatatcatctTTGAAAATAACCTACCTCAACAATTATTTGAGCTTAAATAGGGTTATTTAGCATCTTTTTATCtcttagataaataaattttagtttaaattaatcTCAGAAATTGATTTTTAAGATGAGATTTTGACGATGATTACAATGATGATGTTGTCGCCTCCATCCTTCACAATCTTCAATTTCACCTTTCATAAAGTAGATAATCTTCCGTCGTGTATGCAAGGTGCGCAATATACGCTTTGCCCCTTGCATAGTAACACCTTGACGTGTCTCTTATGATCGATTGGTCGGCGACCAATGTGTGTCACACCCTTGACGTGTCTCCTATGACTACCATGATGGACATGATAAAATAGATTGCTACCGCAAACAAGGAAGAATTTGCCTTGGTCAAAATGTTTGACTCCATAATTCATTGAAAACTGAGgcatgatattaaaaaaataaaatttgacgTGAATCTATTATTATGAGTGTAGTGGCAGTTgctgtaaagaaaaaaaaccataaaCCGCCAAAAAACCGTCGGAAATTTTGAAACTGTTAAAAGTGTGAGAATTGCACGGCAGAATGTATAAAGGTCCAACCCCAAATTCATCATTCTTGTTTTGATTGCATGTTTTATCTTTGGTTAGAATGGATGAAAGGGAAGAAGAAATGGACATAAAAGTGTACAATGCAACTCCACCAGCAGAGGAAGGAGGAACAAACAAGAACAAGCGTCGTGCATTGATGGCAAAGGGTATTCAGAAAACGCTATCCAAAACTTCTCTCCTCGGAAACTTCCTTCCCACGGGCACTCTCCTCACCTTCGAGATGGTGCTGCCTTCAATCTACAAGAACGGAGAGTGCAGCCACGTGCAGACCCTCATGATCAACTTCCTCCTCGCTGTCTGCGCCCTCTCatgcttcttcttccacttcaccGACAGTTTCCACGGTCCTGACGGAACCCTCTACTATGGCTTTGTCACCACGCGCGGCCTCTCCGTCTTCAAGCCTTCTCTCCCCGCCGTGCCTGTGCCTCGCGACGACAAGTTCAAGGTGGGGTTCACCGACTTCGTCCACGCCGTCATGTCCGTGATGATCTTTGTGGCCATTTCCGTTTCCGATCACAGGGTCACCAACTGTCTGTTCCCTGGGCGCGAGAAGGACTTGGAGCAGGTTAGGGAGAGTTTTCCTCTCTTGGTCGGACTCCTTTGCAGTGGCCTGTTCCTCATCTTTCCCACTTCCAGACATGGAATTGGTTGCATGTCTGCCTAGTTCCTTCTGTTCCTTTCTTTACTATATATTGTCTTTTCTGTTTCATCAATAAATATTATGGTTCTAATGTATTATAGTTGCCTTTTTCTTTCCTAGGATTTTACAATAGGGTTTGTACTTCGTTGTTGTGGTGAACGGTGTGTTCGAATGTTGCGTTGTTTTTAGTTGGAGAGTTTAGCATGTAGTCGTTCTGTAGgaaataacaaataacaaaagaacTAATTCTTCTGCAATTGATAACTTACGACAAACTTTTGAACAAGTGTTCCGATGCAAAAGGAATAAATATCTCTTTTTATAAGTCAAAATCAACTTATGTTGTTGTAAATATATATGTGAAAAGCATGTTCAACTAATTTCTCTAAAAACTGTAAGtgtgtaaaatgattttaacttCTAGaagaatttgatttattttaattttttttctcttataaatgtTTTCTGACAAGTTTATCCAATCGGGCTCTACGTCTATCATGCATGAATTGGTGTTGGATATGCATTTCTCTCatggtttttttatttcttacagTATGCTTTTGCAGGACGTtgaaatagaaattttattctgcattttgaaaagaaaataacaatgtATTCTTGTTTGTGATACATGCAGAGAAGGACTTACTTGTAGGGCCTGAGATATAAAAAGGTATTAATTGAATTCAATAACCTGATACTAGCACAACTGAATGAAATATAGACcaaaacttattatttatactattatggATTGTTGGAGTAAACATGAACACATTGTTAATAATTTAGCTTTTGGTTTAATGTATAGCTAAATATAACCTTCACTTGATTGAGCAAATAATGTTT
This sequence is a window from Vigna angularis cultivar LongXiaoDou No.4 chromosome 2, ASM1680809v1, whole genome shotgun sequence. Protein-coding genes within it:
- the LOC108327162 gene encoding protein DMP9, translating into MDEREEEMDIKVYNATPPAEEGGTNKNKRRALMAKGIQKTLSKTSLLGNFLPTGTLLTFEMVLPSIYKNGECSHVQTLMINFLLAVCALSCFFFHFTDSFHGPDGTLYYGFVTTRGLSVFKPSLPAVPVPRDDKFKVGFTDFVHAVMSVMIFVAISVSDHRVTNCLFPGREKDLEQVRESFPLLVGLLCSGLFLIFPTSRHGIGCMSA